Within the Mucilaginibacter sp. CSA2-8R genome, the region ATTACACGAATATAGTAAATTAAGTTGAACATCGACAAGTTTGGATTGAATAAATGCGATTTACCAACGTTATAACTCCCCCTTCCCCGGCGCGAGTATGTAGCAACAGTACGTGTTAATGGTTACTCGTGACTTAAACACGGGGCACGAGTAGCCAAGGCTCTACCCTGCCCTACATACTCACGCCAGTACGATGGTTGATTCACTCCCTTCTATAGTCTGTATCAAAAAAGCTTATACTCTCCCGGTTTTTATCAAAAGGATATTCTCTAATAATTAGCGCAGCAGCAGTCAGCTTTTTTATTACATGCAATTCAGGCTTGTAGGCTCCGACTGAAATTTTAAGAATAGAATCTTTCACAAGACTATACTTGAACTTGTACGTTGTTTGATTTGAATCCACTCGCCTTAAACCGGAGCCATCTCCGTAAAACACCATCACAACATCGCCAACCTCCTTGCTTTTATGAATCCACTTTCCGAAAATAAGCTTTTTGTAGGTCTTGTATATAGGCTGTTTTTGTTGTTGGAATGAACTGCTTATTAAATAAATAATTAACAACAAGGGAATAAAAAGCGATTGATTATACTGTTGTTGTAAATTTAGTTTTAGCATCATCTATTTTACTTTTTGGCGCAGCCATGCCCCCCCATCAAAACTCATCCCCGTTCTTAACCTTTTAAAATCAGGCGCGTTAACCACCACGCAATTACGGTGGGTGTCTATTTGATAACTCCAGGTTTCGTGGTCGTTTTCGGCGGTGTTTGTATCAGAGCAGCCGTAAAACCGTTATATGGTATATTTAATTTTTACATTGCCGGACAAGGTTGCTGTATTTAAAGTGGCCCTCCATTTAGCGCAAGTCTTAGTGCTTGGGGATTGAGCGCTGGTTGACTTATGCTTTACGGTAACCGTGTACAACTCAGCCCCCCAGCTAGCGCGAGTATGTAGCAGCGGTGCGGGTGGCTACTCGTGAATTAAACGCCTGGGCACGAATAGCAATCCGCATTCTCCGGCCCGACATACCCGCGCCAAAATGGGGCGATTTTTTTGTATGTTAATAAAATACCCTGTACCGTGTAATCAGTTCTGTTTCTTGTTGCGTGTAATGAACACTGTCCATGTCTAAAGCCTGCAACGCTTGAAAAGACCTTGGTGTACGTATTAACGTCCAATCTGCTTTGCCGCCATAGCCTGTTTTTCCTGATGGGCCGTTTAACAGACCGGTAATATGAATTGAAGGCTGTATTTTATAAGGGTCATCAATGGTATAAGCGAGTTTTGCAACGTCGCTGAGGTACATGATGTTCATTCGATCAGGTGATGGCGAATAAAGCTCATAATAATTTACTTGTGTTTCTGTTATAAACTCCAAAACGCGCTCGTGATGCAGACCATACTGTTCGAAGCCGCCATCTTTAAATTTGAGGCCTACCAAAGATAAGGGCTTAGCTACTTCACCTTTTTTACAAGATGACAAGCATAGTGCAGGGATTATAAAAGTCAGGAGTAATATTTTTTTCATAGGTTTTAACTTATTGATGCCAGGCGTTGTATCGAATCAAAATTACGCACGAATAACTGACTGTTAATTAAATTGTTATCGTTTAACGAAGATGTTACACGGGTTATGGGTATACCGGACAAGGGTGGTGTAATTTTCTTGGTTTTGCGTAAGTCTTAGTGTTTCGGGATGTAGCAAGGGCCTGACTTGCGCTTTTTAGTAGATCATCACATGTCAACCTTCCACTGCATCAAACCTTCCCCCCTCAAAACTCATCCCCCGTACTCAACCGTTCAAAATCAGGCGCGTTAACCACCACGCATTTACGGTCTTGGGCAATTTGGTAACGCCAGGTTTCGTGGTCGTTTTCGGCGGTGTTGAGGTCGGAGCAGCCGTAAAACCGTTGTATGGTGTATTTAATTTTTACCTTGCCGGATAGCGTCGCTTCATCTAAAGTGGCATCCAGCAGTTCAAAATCTTCAATCTGGGGCGCGGCTCCGGTGTGGTTGTGGTAAGTCACCAGTTGTGCCAGCACTAATGGCTTGTTGCGCTGGCGGGCTGCATCATCACCATCGTACTTCATTACCCGCTGTAAGAAAGCCAATGCGGTTATTTGTTCGGTGGTTAGTTGGTTAAATTCGTCTTGGGTATAGTGTAGTTCGAGTGCTGCCATAGGATTGTTGAAGGTAAGATTTTTTGAATATTTGGAGGGTAGTTATTTCTTGTCTACCCCGCCCTGTCATGCTGAATTTATTTCAGCATCCCATCAGAAAGGTTAACCACCAGGCATTCGCGCCTGCAAATCTATCACTTAGCATGTGGGATGCCGAAATAAATTCGGCATGACGGGTGGGGCGTAAAAATACCGCCCCGGCACCTCAAGCCATCATATAAAACTTTTTTGTGCAAGAGAGAGAGCAGCCGACCGAACACCAACTTGATTTGTGCTTTTCTATTACCAAGCCCAAGTCAGGCCACCACATCAAGCAGCCGTACTTAGACTTGCGCTAAATAGGGATGAAGTAAGTAGAATCTTACAGGCTTATATCAAATCCCGCACAAACCAACTTAATTATTACCCCACCCAACCATCAATCATCATCATTATGAGTAGATTTGATTTTTTGATAAAACCCAATGGCCGAAGAACTTTACTTTTTTAGATTTGATAAAGAAGCTGCCCGTGCAAATTTGCCGGCTTTGCTTACCGCAGCTGCCGATTACCGGCAGCAGATTGCCGAGTTGCCTACGTCGCGCTATGACGAGCCGGTGATTTTTGAAAACATACTGCTCAAAATTGATGAGAATGTAGAGCTGCTATCCATCGAGGAAATGTGGAGCTTGTTTAATTGGTTTTACGAGAAAGCCGAACGGGAAAATCCGGAAGAAAACTATTTTGTAATGGAAAAACGTTTGCATGAGGAGATGCGCTTTTACGGGCTGGATTTATTTGCCGAAATACCCTCAAAATCGCCGGTTCGTGCGTTTCATGCAACTACGTGGCATTATGACGTTGAAGCCCTTACCGGAAAAGACGATTTACTAGCCCGTACCACGGCCGACGATTTGCGAACTCTGCTCGATTACATGATTTGTTACAGCGGCGAGGTAAATATATACGTCAATCGTCACCACTACAACCGGGCCGACGATGATGAATACACTTTAGAAATACGGCAACTGATAAACGAAATTAACCGGCAACGCGGCCACCACATCCATCAGCTGGCCCTGGCCGAATTTGAGGAAGACAGATTGCAGTACGACATTGCCATGCAACTAAAACCCAGAGCAAAGTCATTCAGGCAGCATCACAACCATAGAAAAGTTACTACACCTCATGGCCGTTTGAGTTACCTGTATAGGTTGATGGATAAAATTTGGGACGAAACGTACGTAATCTATAGCGCCAAAGAAATCAAAGAGAAACTTGGCAACTACCAGGGGCTGGTTACCCGGCTGCATTCTTTTTAAGTCCCCCAGCCCAAGCCCCCCGGCCCCCTGAAGGGGGAGCAGAAGTTTGATTTGCGGGATGGGCCGGTTAGTAGAACTTTGATGGGCACCGTGGTCATTAATTATGCAAATTCTTACCATTCTATAAATTCCGGTTCAGACCACTCGCCTGCATGTTGCAGTGGGCGAGTATTTTTTTAAGCTATAAGTTTAAGGGTTGATTTATAGTGTACACCATAAAAGCTGCGCCCAACAGCGGGAGGATGAAGGGGTTATCTTATCTTTAAGACTATCATCGCTAAATAGTACCACAAAAGCTGTCAAAAACGCCATAAACCCGGCCCGGCTCAGTGCTACCTTTGGCGGTATTATTTACCGTTAATATATTAACTATGGAACAAAAATTTCCGTTGCCGCCTTTTACTTACGAAACGGCGCTGCAAAAAGTACAACTGGCCGAAGATGCCTGGAACACCCAAGACCCCGAAAAAGTGGCGAAAGCGTATACCATAGACAGCGAGTGGCGCAACCGGTCGGTCTTTGTAAACGGTCGCGACGAAATTGTAACGTTTTTAACTCAAAAGTGGAAAAACGAGCATCAGTACAAACTTAAAAAAGAGCTTTGGGCCTTTACAGATAACCGCATTGCCGTACGTTTTGAGTACGAGTACCATAACGCCGATGGCCAATGGTTTAGGGCCTACGGCAACGAAAACTGGGAGTTTGATGCCAACGGCCTGATGCAGAAAAGATACGCCAGCATCAACGATGTGCCCATCCGCGAGGCAGACCGCCGGTTATAGCGTTTGGACGGCAGGCCGCTCATCATCCCTTAAAATCGAGACTATCCTTAATCCGACTACTAATATCCAGGCCGGTACACAGTTGTAGCCACGCAGCCTCCCCCGCTCCGTTCTTTCTTAAGGGCATTGATTGGTTAACCGTAAAATTAACTTTCCTGATAGCAGGCAGTAAGGCTAACTACGTTTAGGGCCTTTTATTAGACACTGCAGCAAGTGAGTTGTCTCTTTATCAAGTTTAAAACTACAGGAGCAGCGATTTACTTTGCACCTCGCATGCCGCAATAAATCCAGCAATTGCAGGGATGCAGATTTTATCATTTCCTTGATACTTCACCATTTTACCAAACTGGATTTGCCTAATATTGCTTTTATAAAAAAGAGGTTATGGCGCAAAAACTTCCGGAAGAGTATGTATCGCGAAAGGCCGAAATTGTGGCCCAGTTTAAACACGTACTGGATAACCACATCAACGATTTTATGGCCGGGCGTGTGGCAGCTATGTATGAGCTTAAAGATATTGCCGACATCATCTGTTTGCATCCTGTACACCTGAGCCAGGTAATTAAGCAGGAAACAGGGCACCATGCCTGCCACTTTTACGAGCAACGCATTTTAGTGGAGGCTAAAAAGTTACTGGCCAACCCCGGGCTGCCCATTAAATCGGTAGCCCACCGGCTGGACTATGATGTTTCTAACTTCACTAAGTTTTTTAAACGGTTTACAGGTTCAACGCCATCGGCTTACCGGAGGCAGGAAGCCACCGATACTGCTGCACCCCTAAGTACCGGTGCAGAGGCCATTAGCCAACAATAACTATCAACAAAAGCATATGAGTAACAAAGAGATAATAATTGGAGCCAATACCAGCCAGCCGTTGCATGCCCGCAAACCGGGTTACGGCACCATGCGCCTAACGGGTGATGACTTTTGGGGCGAACCCAAAGACCGTGATGGCGCCATTGCGCTGTTAAGAAGAGCGATGGAATTAGGCGTTAACTTTTTTGACACTGCCGATTTTTACGGCCCCGGTGTAACCAACCGCTTGCTGGCCGAAGCCCTGTACCCTTACCCTGCCGACCTGATTATTGCCACCAAAGTTGGCGGAACCCGTGGTGCGGATAAAAGCTGGCTGCCCTTTGCACAGCCGCATGAAGTAAGAAAAAGTGTAGAAAACAATTTAAAGGAGCTTAAGCTGGAGCAGTTGCCACTGGTGCATTTCGGAAAAGCACCCGGTAGTCCGGGCGATTACGAAGAAGCCTTTGCCGAAATGTTAGCCTTGCAGCAAGAAGGTAAAGTGTTGCACATCGGCCTCTCGAACGCAAGTACCGAGCAGTTTAGTAAGGCAATAAATATGGGCAAAATTGCCAGCGTTGAGAACATGTATAGTTACACCCAAAGAGTAACCGACCCCGATAGTGCCTATGGTTTTCAGGGTGGCGAGTTACTGCCCTTGTGCGAGGAGCATCAAGTGGTGTTTATACCCTTCTTTTCGCTCCAAACCTCGTTGCCGGCCGATCAGCAAAAAATGAAAACTGTAGCCGATGCCAAAGGCATAACCGTTGCCCAGCTCAATATAGCCTGGCTGCTGCACCGCTCGTCCTGGATGCTACCCATCCCCGGTACCACCTCCATTAACCATCTGCAAGAAAACATCCAGGCCGCCAACATCTCCCTCACGCCTGATGATATAACATTTTTAGGCTAATTAACCTGAGCCATTAACAGGTGAACGCCCTGTAACCAGATGATGCCGTTAATTACGATGCCTCATGAAGGTCTGCTACCGCAAGCCTCCGGCTTGTGGCAGCTATAGCCTTTACGGCATCTTCGCAACACCACAGGCAAGAAGCTTGCGGCAGCGCCCCATTTTAACGTCACTATGCCCGTCAAAAGCTCCCCCTTTAGGGGGCTGGGGGGCAAAAAGCGCAAAGGCCCGCTGTTGCGCCCGGGCCAGCGAGGGCCTTGTGCGGTGGTGAGGTAATCGCAACAGCTAGGCCGTTATTCACCTATTGTTTGTTTTCTACAGGTGTTCATGAGACCGCTACGCTAAGTCTTGTTTCTTTTGTGGCTATGACAAAAGAAATAGCCTCTCCGGCAATGAGGAGACTACATTAAGCAAACACTCACCGCCTCAAGTCCAAAAGTGCAGAAACAGCGAATTACTTAGCACATGGAACCAATGCGCTTACTGCAATGCTTACACGTATCAAGATCTCTCACTATCGTTCGAGATAACAAATTGCTTTACCCTCACATCACTCCCCAAAACGCCTCTATCACCAAAAAATATTTGCAAACGCCCTCATTGTTAGCTATGTTTAACCAAACAATCCTAAAACCATTACACACCTATACTTATGAATATCCGTCAACAACCTTATCACCTGCTGGCTTTCACCGGACTAACTGCTGTACTGCTATCGTTACTGCCGATTCGCCAATTACTAAGCATCAATTTACACGACACTTATATCGTAATCCCATATGTACCTTTTTTAAGGTGTTGGGCGGTTCTGCTGCTGGTGCTTTGGGGTGTAAACGTGGTGGGATCGGGCGTGCTTAAATCGGCCCGGTTAAAGTGGGTGCATACGGTGTCCGTTTTACTGGCCTTTTTAAGCTGTCATAGTTTACTGCTTAACCCAGAACCCGTGTTCCATTACAATGTATCGCGCTGGGCAAGCTTGGGACGTTATCTGATGATGGTGCTACCGTTTGTTGTCATCATAGCCGCGCTGTTTGTTGGGTTAATAGCATTACTGGCTAACTTCATCACCTCATTTCGCCCGGTAACCGGCAACTCATAAACAAAAGGCCGATACCGCGCTAAACAAAAACCATCCCTATGGGTTTACCCAAACATGGATCCGAAAGAACTACCTATACCAGCCGACGAGGCCGAAAAATTAGCCGAACAAGCCCGCCAACCCGAACGCCAGCAAGAAGCTGAGCAAGCCGAAGAAGAAACCGAGGTAAACCCGATGGACACCAACCTGGAGCGCAACGAGTAAGGTTCATTATTTTACTGTACTGCCGTAGGTTAACCACCCCAAAAAGCTCAAAGCATGGAGCCGGGGTATGGGGGCGCATGCCCTGGCGGTGGCATTTGCCAGAAAGTTAATAAATATTATCGCCGCGCTGTCACAAACCGCAACAAATAGCGTTAGGGGGTTAAAGCTTTTATTTTATAGCCCGCATTTAACCCGTGCAACAACTGCTTAACGCATGCTTAACCTCTATTTTCTGTTTTTAATATACGGCCTGTTTATATTTTACTGTACCTTATTGGTATGGAGTTATGCCGACGGGGCGCTTTCTATATATCCGTTTTTATGCCTGGCCGGTGCGGCGGTGCTATTTGTCATAGCCTCGGCCCTGGCGCTGTATCAAATTAAACCTGCAGCCTGGCTGGGGGTAATTTGTCTGGCCGTTACGTCGCCCATGTTTTTTGGGTTGCTGATGGATACAGGCCTGCAGTCGGGCCTACTCACTGCGGTAATGGGGGTAGCCTCGGTTATATTTTACTTGGGCATGTTTACCTCCGTTAAAGTGATCCGCACCGGCTCGCCGGCCATCACCCTAACCTCGCCCCTGCGGGTAGCACTAACCCTCGTTCCGGCCGGACTATTTATATGGTGGCTGCTGGCGGTGTTTGCTTTGAAATAATGATTGAATGAAAGCTAATGTGTGATTTTTGAATGAGTGAATGAGTGTTGATGTGCGGATATGTAGATGTGCAAATGATTAAAAAAATGCATCCCTTTTCGTAGATATTGATGAATTTTCCTTTTTCATCTGCACATTCGCACATCTGAAATCTGCACATCAACAACCATCCGCACATCAAAAGCCCTTTCATTGTCTTCCCAATGTAACCTTGAAGGTGTCGGTTTCGTACAAAACGGCACCTTCGCAAAACTATGAGCTATACTGTTGACGACCTGATTGCCTTAAAAAAAACCGTAGATGACGCCCTGGAGGCCAATCATAACCTCAGCAAAAAAATTGTGCAGCGCAAAACAGACCCTATACTGCAAAACCGTATAGCCCGCTTAAGCCGCTGGAGCACGTATCGCAAGTTACTGAGCAAATAGGCAGCACTAATCACGTTGCACTGATGCAAAGCCGGTAACGTTACTGGGTTACCAATGCGCAAAAAGATGAAAATGGCTGGTGCTTTCAGCCTGATTTGCTCGGAGCCTGTGGTTACAAATTCTGTAGGTTAACGGCTTTGCACATATTCATACATTTGTATACAGGCACAACCCGGTCGTTTAAAATTTGGGGTAGCTTTTATCTGCCGAAATTTTTATTAATTAGCATAGGTGCTGCCGAAACTAACCGGTCACCATTTGCAGATGTTTTCATTCTTTAAATCACTTATCGGCTCATTTTCCCGGTCAGCGGCTATCCCGCAATCGGGCAGCAATGCTACGGTGCAGCAATACTTGTCGGGCCTGCAACAGGCCTATGCGCAAAACAACGGCCAGGCGCTGTGGCATCATTTTGAACAAATTAAACAAGGCGCCGCCCCGGCCAATTTGAAAAAGCTGAGGCAGTTGTATAACGATGTACCAGATGCGCTGCTGAGTTTACTTAGTTATGCAGATGGCACATATCACCGCGAGTACGCCGGCGAAAAAATAGCCTTTTACCTATTAGGATCGGACGTGGAGGAATACCCCTACTACCTGCTATCCTCCGGCCAGATAAGGCAGGTAAACAGATTTCCAAGCGTTTTTGGCACTATGTAACGCGGGAATATAGCGATGTAGAGATAGATGAACGGATTACCGATAATGCGCACACCCTTAACTGGCTGCATTTTGCTGACTGTATGAATAACGGGGGCACCTCGGAGCTGATGATTGATTTCAGCCCATCGCCCACCGGAACCCATGGCCAGGTGATCCGCTATTTGCACGACCCGGACGAGATCACGGTTATAGCTGAAAGTTTTGAAGCATACCTGCAAATGCTGATCAATAAGGATTATGATTTTATACAGGAAGATACGCTGGGGTGATGGTTAAGTGAAAGTGAGCTGCATCAGCAGGTGTAACAGCAGTAGGGTGACAACGCCTCGCTGCCGCAAGCGTCCCGCTTGTGGTATGGCCAAAGGATGAATTTATTGATAAACCGGCTAAAAAACCACCAGCCACAGGCTTGCGGCAGCGATGACGCTTAGCCCGGCCAAACATATCTAATAGCATAGGTCAGCGACTATCTAACCCGAACTCTCACGTGCCGATAGATTAGCCTTTCAGACCCTGGTGTTTCGAAAATAAAAAACTTACTTAAAAACCCAAATTAATCGCGGTACCTGCGCAGACTCACGTTGTACACCAACAATATAACTATAGCCATCAACGATAAATCACTGCTGGTGATGCCCATACGTTGCGGAGACAGCCCCGTTACCAGGGCAACGGCAATGAGTAAACTCATGGCAAAAACCAGTGTAAAGCTAGCGGCTTGGGCCTTATGCTTTTTAATTAAGGCCGACTGCTGATGGCTGTTCCCAAACGCGGTTAAATATAAACCCACGGCCAAACCCACCTGGCTTACATTAATGGTGACCCTTGTACCCTCCGCACTCATCCCGAAAGAGAACAACCCGAATGAGCATACCAAAAGCACTAAGGCCGATAAACCGATAATAGCGTACCCCAACCTGGAGGTATTAGCAGATGTTAATTTGACAACGTTGTACATGTTTTGGTTTGGTAGATATAAAGCTAAGTATAATTACAGCGTTGTGTACGTATTTTTCTTGGGTAAGTTTTGTTTCGTTGATAGTACGCCGGGGCTATAAATTAGCAATCCATTTCTCGCTAGCACCAGTATCCTGGCTTGTGGTTCAGTCGTCGGAATGGCCTGTTGATAAACCTATTCAAAACCACAAGCAAGGAGGCTTACGGCAGCGGAATAACCAATCAAACAGACGCTGGACCTTAGTCCTCCCCGTCGTAATAGGCAAATATCAGGTAATCATGCTTTTCGTTTTCCTGGTGCTCACTGGTTAGCTTGTAATTATAACTCACCGAAAAGTCGGGTAGCGGTGCGCTGCTGTTGGTGGCAATGTCGTCCAGCAGTTCAAGTTCTACCTCGGTAGGTTCGGTAGCAAAGTAAGCGGTGAGCATCATGTCGTGCTCTTCCATATCGATGTCTAAATACAAAAACCTCATGTTCTCGGTAATGTTTTTGACTAATTGCCGGTAAACCTGGGTAGATAAATCATATTTTCTTTCTTCGATAGTCATAATGGTGAAGGTATAACTTTTATCGCTCAAAAATTATCTCAGCTCAGCCTAAACTCGTTCCATTCAGTTAATAAACCCTTCCTATCGGCCAGAGGGATCATGCCTATTTTTGAGCGTAAATCTTAGTGCCATGGGGCGGTGCGCGAGGGCCTAACTTGTGCTTGCCCATCAAGTCCGTTACAAAGTCACGCCTTATCGATGAAGCACACGTCAGGCTTTCCCACATGGCAGCCGCAATAGGGCTTGCGTTGAAGGGGTATTTTCTAATCGTGTTGCAGTATAATCACATCAGATAAAGAAAAGATTATTTTACAACAAGTTGGGGTTCTTTGGTGCGTGAATATATATTGTTGGATTTTTGCCCAACAGCATATCTTTTGTGATGGTGCTGAGTTCAGTTTTAATTTTATCCCTGTCCTTTTCTGATGATGAATAGACAAATTTAGTAGCTTCTTTTTCAAAGTAGGTCAAGGCGTCTGTTCTATCAGAAACAAGAAACTTTGCAATGGCAACCCGCTCAAGTGGCCCAAGAGCCGGATGAGCATTATAAAACTTGGTGAAGATACTTTCTACTTTTTTATATGTTTTTTTTGCAAGCCTAATTTGACCTGTTTTCTCAAGTAAAATCCCCTTGTAAATTAATATTCCAACATCCTGTTTAATAGCTAATGAAGCGTTGGCTGCGCTGATAGCCTCACTATATCTATCAAGGGCTATTAAGTCTTGAATTTTGTTTTGATACGAAGCTGTTACCTTAGGGTCAAGCTTTATTGCACTATCCAAAAGCTGAATCGCCTGTCGGAAAAGATCATCTCTCTTTCCTGCACTGAAAATTGTTTTAACAGCCTTGTTATTAAGCTCTACAGCTCTTTTTCGCTTAACTTCTTTGTCATCTTTGACTTGCGAAAATGTTTGGATGCTTCCTAATGCTAACAGGAGAAAAATTAATCTGATCTTCATTTAAATATGGTTTAGCTGCTTTGGCAACAAAGTTAATTGGTATAGAAAAAGAGAGAATTATGAATTTAATTTTGCACTTACACAATGGTTTACTGACTGCACACCCTATCTCCAAATTAATTGCCAACCACAAAGAGTCTTACAATTATACCAAAAGAAAGGAGCTTTCAATTACCCCGAACTGGCTGCACTTGAGTTATATCTTATGTTTAGGAAATAGATAGCTATTTATACATGACAAAAGTACCTCCATTTTGCTCATAGTTATTACAATACTTACAGTTTATGCCGGTTTACATTGCCTCGCTCCCGAACAGGAAGCGAGTATACTTTTGGAGTTAGCTTATCTTACTTTTTTGCAGCTATTTTAGCCTGTGGTTTATGTTGTCACCAACCATCCGCCACGCAGGTGAAGCGGATAACAAAACCTGTCTGCGGGTGGTGTGGTGATAACACCAACCACAGGCTGCACGGAAGCCAAATCAAGAGTACAGACTTGGTGAAAAGGTTTTCATTTCCGCGAGTATCAAGATCTTTCGCTATCGCTCAAGATGACACGCTGCGTTTGAGTCACTCATTGGCATCCATCTGCAGATTTGCACAACCACACATTAAAATCATTCGCTCATTTACTGCTCACTCATTCACTCTTTGTTATTTCAGCCGGTGATGTGTTATCACCAACTACTCTCCATTTAAGCAACGGCTTCATTACTTGAAGATAACGAAAGATTGCTAAATTGCCCTGCAAAAACAACCTCAAAACCTTAACTGACAATTCAGACAATGAACGATACCCCCTCTGCACAAGACTTGGTAAAGCAAGAAATTGCACCTGAAGAACAGGATGGGCAGAACGATGCCCTTAGCTCATACCTTCAGGCCATTATAGATGCGCCCGAATCGGCAACGGCGCACTATAACCTTGCATTGCATTACAAGTACAAAGGCAACTGGCAACTGTCTTATCAGCACAACAAAAAAGCGGCGGAGCTTGATGCTGAGAGCGAGGCTACCTGGTGGAACCTGGGTATTGCAGCAACTGCACTTAAAGACTGGCGCATGGCCAAAACGGCATGGATTAAGTGCGGCTTATCGCTCGAGGTAAATGATAGCGAGCCATCGATGAACATCGGAAATACCCCCATCAGATTAAATCCTGATGGAGCGGCTGAGGTGGTATGGTGTAAGCGGATTGACCCGGCCAGGGCTGTTATTTTAAACATTCCCTTTGCAGCCAGCGGTCGCAGGTACGGAGATTTGGTACTTAACGACGGCGCACCGGTAGGCACCCGCATCAGCAATGGAGTGGAATACCCGGTACTCAATGAGCTGCAGTTGCTGAGTGCATCTCAATACCATACCTATTCGGCCACCATTTATACGGGCACACAAACCGATATTGACCAATTAGATGAGCTTTGCCAGGCGGCCGAAATTGAAATGGAAGACTGGTCGACTATCCGGTATTTATGTAAACAGTGCAGCGAAGGTGTACCGCACGAACATCATGACCAGGACATCCAGGAGCGCGAGGCGCCGTCTGAGCGTTATATTGGCTTTGCGGCCACCAATAAAACGGCACTAATCAGGGTACTGTCCAGTTGGAGCGTTA harbors:
- a CDS encoding nuclear transport factor 2 family protein, yielding MEQKFPLPPFTYETALQKVQLAEDAWNTQDPEKVAKAYTIDSEWRNRSVFVNGRDEIVTFLTQKWKNEHQYKLKKELWAFTDNRIAVRFEYEYHNADGQWFRAYGNENWEFDANGLMQKRYASINDVPIREADRRL
- a CDS encoding helix-turn-helix domain-containing protein, with the protein product MAQKLPEEYVSRKAEIVAQFKHVLDNHINDFMAGRVAAMYELKDIADIICLHPVHLSQVIKQETGHHACHFYEQRILVEAKKLLANPGLPIKSVAHRLDYDVSNFTKFFKRFTGSTPSAYRRQEATDTAAPLSTGAEAISQQ
- a CDS encoding aldo/keto reductase, giving the protein MSNKEIIIGANTSQPLHARKPGYGTMRLTGDDFWGEPKDRDGAIALLRRAMELGVNFFDTADFYGPGVTNRLLAEALYPYPADLIIATKVGGTRGADKSWLPFAQPHEVRKSVENNLKELKLEQLPLVHFGKAPGSPGDYEEAFAEMLALQQEGKVLHIGLSNASTEQFSKAINMGKIASVENMYSYTQRVTDPDSAYGFQGGELLPLCEEHQVVFIPFFSLQTSLPADQQKMKTVADAKGITVAQLNIAWLLHRSSWMLPIPGTTSINHLQENIQAANISLTPDDITFLG
- a CDS encoding SMI1/KNR4 family protein; protein product: MTDNAHTLNWLHFADCMNNGGTSELMIDFSPSPTGTHGQVIRYLHDPDEITVIAESFEAYLQMLINKDYDFIQEDTLG